From the genome of Abditibacteriaceae bacterium, one region includes:
- a CDS encoding bifunctional nuclease family protein — protein MIRMTVEGIGIDPQNNPLVLLRDEGNQTYVAIWIGAAEAVSIQMELDGRQPPRPMTHDLLAGVLKELGAELVKVTISDFDRSVFYAQLHLQTGRETVQQIDARPSDAIALALRAGCTIYVAPQVVEKTGIQIEEARDDMSNLPGRSEDITPEGDETPQPRPEELDKFRKLLEGVDIPDDDERRN, from the coding sequence ATGATTCGTATGACTGTTGAAGGGATTGGCATCGATCCTCAAAATAATCCTCTCGTTTTGCTGCGCGACGAAGGCAATCAAACCTACGTCGCCATTTGGATTGGTGCCGCCGAAGCGGTTTCGATTCAAATGGAACTCGATGGCCGCCAGCCGCCGCGCCCGATGACGCACGATTTGCTTGCGGGCGTTCTTAAAGAACTCGGCGCGGAACTCGTCAAAGTCACGATTAGCGATTTCGACCGCTCGGTTTTCTACGCGCAACTGCATTTGCAAACCGGACGCGAAACCGTCCAGCAAATCGACGCGCGGCCTTCCGACGCAATTGCTTTAGCGCTGCGCGCCGGTTGCACGATTTATGTAGCGCCCCAAGTCGTCGAGAAAACCGGCATTCAAATCGAGGAAGCGCGCGACGACATGTCTAATTTGCCGGGCCGCAGCGAAGACATCACGCCTGAAGGCGACGAGACGCCACAGCCGCGCCCCGAAGAACTCGATAAGTTCCGCAAATTGCTCGAAGGCGTCGATATTCCCGATGACGATGAACGACGGAATTAA
- a CDS encoding DUF177 domain-containing protein — MYLDLIEVLRAPGNANEKPIDIAPRTIDDISFTQPIKGRVKAINARQNIVVSGAATTAVELECARCLRNFEQPMDLELEAVIPTNFVSSLLAGSSREGASEETSESNELSEEELAALFDGHSLDVSELIRQAAVLQTPRKPLCSDDCPGLPEAQEYRGDSGDDRWNALKDWNNGTA, encoded by the coding sequence ATGTATCTCGATTTGATTGAAGTGTTGCGCGCGCCTGGCAACGCGAACGAAAAACCAATCGATATTGCGCCACGCACGATTGATGACATCTCCTTTACGCAACCCATTAAGGGACGCGTGAAAGCCATCAATGCGCGGCAAAACATCGTGGTTTCAGGCGCTGCGACGACGGCGGTTGAACTCGAATGCGCGCGTTGTCTGCGCAATTTCGAACAGCCGATGGACTTGGAACTGGAAGCCGTGATTCCCACGAATTTCGTTTCGAGTTTGCTCGCAGGATCGTCGCGCGAAGGGGCGAGTGAGGAAACAAGCGAAAGCAATGAACTCAGCGAAGAAGAATTGGCTGCTCTTTTCGACGGCCATTCACTAGACGTTTCCGAACTGATTCGTCAGGCGGCGGTGCTGCAAACGCCCCGTAAGCCGCTTTGTTCGGACGACTGCCCCGGCTTGCCCGAGGCACAAGAATATCGTGGCGACAGCGGCGACGACCGCTGGAACGCCTTGAAGGATTGGAACAATGGCACTGCCTAA
- the rpmF gene encoding 50S ribosomal protein L32: MALPKRRKSRARVRTRRANWKAAPITKTTCSHCSSVSIPHRVCMACGYYNGRQILAPKSKTTQLPESGE; encoded by the coding sequence ATGGCACTGCCTAAAAGAAGGAAATCGCGCGCACGCGTTCGTACCCGTCGCGCCAACTGGAAAGCTGCACCGATTACAAAAACCACCTGCTCTCATTGCAGTTCGGTTTCGATTCCGCACCGCGTCTGCATGGCGTGCGGCTACTACAACGGACGCCAGATCTTGGCACCGAAGTCCAAAACGACGCAGCTTCCCGAAAGCGGCGAGTAA
- the plsX gene encoding phosphate acyltransferase PlsX, translating into MRIAIDAMGGDNAPAEVIAGALDAARDFDIEVIFVGDEAVLKSHLPTPLPPRVRIQHASQVVAMDDAPSHAMRRKPDSSVAVATKLHAKGEADAVLSAGSTGAAAAHALFDLKRISGIDRPGIATVFPTAKNPLILLDAGANVDCRPRHLAEFAIMGAAYARTVEGIIPGTAGVIAQGELPTVGLLSIGEEASKGNELTKGTYKLLQEDAKAGGYEFYGNVEGRDIGLGTVDCVVCDGFVGNVVLKVAEGFAKMIGGELRTALMRDTRSKAGALLLKPSLELMKRRLDYTEYGGALLLGVNGVCIICHGSSDRRSIYSAIRIARQTVQADIVGTIRQTIEGAREEIEANDLKIEAKTVTEPVAAMPHNF; encoded by the coding sequence ATGCGAATCGCAATCGACGCGATGGGCGGCGACAACGCGCCCGCCGAAGTCATCGCAGGCGCTCTCGACGCCGCGCGCGACTTTGACATCGAAGTCATCTTTGTCGGTGACGAAGCCGTTCTCAAAAGCCATTTGCCCACGCCGCTTCCGCCGCGCGTGCGCATTCAACATGCCTCGCAAGTCGTTGCGATGGACGATGCGCCTTCGCACGCGATGCGTCGCAAGCCCGATTCGTCGGTTGCTGTCGCCACCAAGCTCCATGCAAAAGGCGAGGCCGACGCGGTTCTTTCCGCTGGAAGCACCGGCGCTGCCGCCGCTCACGCATTGTTCGACCTCAAGCGCATCTCGGGTATCGACCGGCCTGGCATCGCCACTGTTTTTCCCACCGCTAAAAATCCGCTGATTCTGCTCGACGCCGGGGCGAACGTCGATTGCCGCCCGCGCCATCTCGCCGAATTCGCCATCATGGGCGCGGCTTATGCGCGTACTGTCGAAGGCATTATTCCCGGAACCGCGGGTGTTATCGCGCAGGGCGAATTGCCGACTGTCGGTTTGCTTTCAATCGGCGAAGAAGCCAGCAAAGGCAACGAACTGACGAAAGGCACTTATAAGCTTTTGCAGGAAGACGCCAAAGCGGGCGGCTACGAGTTTTATGGCAACGTCGAAGGCCGCGATATTGGTTTGGGAACCGTCGATTGCGTGGTTTGTGATGGCTTTGTCGGCAACGTCGTTTTGAAAGTTGCTGAAGGCTTCGCCAAAATGATTGGCGGTGAGTTGCGAACTGCATTGATGCGTGACACACGCTCGAAGGCAGGAGCGCTTCTCTTGAAGCCTTCGCTGGAACTAATGAAGCGCCGCCTCGATTACACCGAATACGGCGGCGCACTTTTGCTTGGCGTCAATGGCGTGTGTATCATTTGTCACGGCTCCAGCGACCGCCGCTCGATTTATTCGGCGATTCGTATCGCGCGCCAAACGGTGCAGGCCGATATCGTCGGCACAATCCGCCAGACGATTGAAGGCGCGCGTGAAGAAATCGAAGCCAACGACCTGAAAATCGAAGCCAAAACTGTCACCGAACCCGTGGCCGCGATGCCGCACAACTTCTGA
- a CDS encoding beta-ketoacyl-ACP synthase III: MSNSFSAGITGLGHYVPAEVRSNADLVKFVDTNDEWIRSRTGIEQRHIVAEGETTTDLAVHAATRALENAGLTAADIDLIIVATCTPDYPFPSVASLVQDRLGANCGGFDLGAACAGFTYALVTAAQFIQTGAMKNILVIGAEAMSRIVDWSDRNTCILFGDGAGAVVLSRVPDGYGMLGFDLGSDGSGGPLLKVAAYEDPTVNGKRIYQAGREVYKFAVHVMGESAVRALGKANLSGDDVDLLVPHQANIRIVESAAKRLGLPMEKVFVNLQKYGNTSAASIPLALSEAHEAGLLQRDKIVVTVGFGGGLAWSGAALRWY, translated from the coding sequence ATGTCCAATTCTTTTTCTGCCGGGATCACGGGCTTGGGCCACTACGTGCCCGCCGAAGTACGGTCGAATGCCGACCTCGTAAAATTCGTCGACACCAACGACGAATGGATTCGCTCGCGCACCGGAATTGAGCAGCGTCATATTGTCGCCGAAGGCGAAACGACGACCGATCTGGCGGTTCACGCTGCGACGCGCGCGCTGGAAAATGCAGGACTCACGGCGGCTGATATCGATTTAATTATCGTCGCCACCTGCACGCCGGATTATCCGTTTCCTTCGGTGGCTTCCCTTGTTCAAGACCGGCTTGGTGCCAACTGCGGTGGCTTCGATTTAGGCGCGGCGTGCGCCGGTTTTACCTACGCGCTTGTCACTGCTGCACAGTTCATCCAGACCGGCGCGATGAAAAACATTCTCGTGATTGGCGCAGAAGCGATGTCGCGCATTGTTGATTGGAGCGACCGCAATACCTGCATTTTGTTCGGCGACGGCGCAGGCGCGGTGGTTCTTTCGCGCGTCCCCGATGGCTACGGAATGCTAGGCTTCGATTTGGGTTCCGATGGTTCGGGCGGCCCGCTGCTGAAAGTCGCGGCGTATGAAGACCCAACGGTAAACGGCAAACGCATTTACCAGGCCGGTCGAGAGGTATACAAGTTCGCGGTTCATGTGATGGGCGAAAGCGCCGTGCGCGCTCTGGGCAAGGCCAATCTTTCGGGCGATGATGTCGATCTATTGGTGCCGCATCAGGCGAACATCCGCATCGTCGAGTCGGCAGCGAAGCGGCTCGGATTGCCGATGGAAAAGGTCTTCGTCAATTTGCAAAAATACGGCAACACTTCGGCGGCGAGCATCCCGCTTGCGCTTTCGGAAGCGCACGAAGCCGGTTTGCTGCAGCGCGATAAAATCGTTGTCACGGTTGGTTTTGGTGGCGGCCTGGCGTGGAGCGGTGCTGCCTTGCGCTGGTATTAA
- a CDS encoding class I SAM-dependent methyltransferase: MKKFDPSQSQKLDSVERLAWNNPAEFVAAAEIPTGARVAEIGCGTGWFTFELEKAVRPRGIVFALDMQPALLQILRAKREWERILTLPCGENEFELDSGEVDVVWHANVLHECETPEAHLREVQRVLRDGGTLILIEWLWADEESQPGPHNSLRIEKGDAEELLRDAGFEIVNTEDVGPYHYLIRAEKK; this comes from the coding sequence ATGAAAAAATTCGATCCGTCGCAATCGCAAAAGTTGGATTCGGTCGAGCGTCTGGCGTGGAATAATCCAGCCGAGTTCGTGGCGGCTGCGGAGATTCCCACAGGCGCGCGCGTCGCCGAAATCGGCTGCGGAACCGGCTGGTTCACTTTTGAACTCGAAAAAGCGGTGCGACCGCGCGGAATCGTTTTCGCGCTCGATATGCAGCCCGCGCTCTTACAGATTCTCCGCGCCAAGCGTGAATGGGAGCGAATTCTCACCCTTCCCTGTGGCGAAAACGAATTCGAGTTGGACAGTGGCGAAGTCGATGTTGTGTGGCACGCCAACGTGTTGCACGAATGCGAAACGCCCGAAGCGCACTTGCGCGAAGTGCAGCGCGTGTTGCGCGACGGTGGCACGCTGATTCTGATTGAATGGCTGTGGGCCGATGAAGAATCGCAGCCCGGCCCGCACAACAGTTTGCGAATTGAAAAAGGCGACGCTGAAGAATTGTTGCGCGATGCCGGTTTTGAAATCGTGAATACAGAAGATGTCGGGCCGTATCACTATCTGATTCGCGCGGAGAAGAAATAA
- the fabD gene encoding ACP S-malonyltransferase produces the protein MIAFLFPGQGSQKIGMGRALHENSDHARALFQTANEILGYDLAAICFDGPEEKLTNTLYAQPALLTVGVAYDAAARARGLEPAMAAGHSLGEYAALVSAGALDFADALRLVKRRAELMADAPAGTMAALIGLADDALDGVLQKAGAEGQVVAANFNSPGQVVVSGEAAGVEAAMREAKAAGAKMAVALPVSGAFHSPLMREAGAEMAELIEAASWNDARIPVFQNTTSLGTTSADDLKAALKTQMTGAVRWTETIQNMRAAGAENFYELGPGKVLAGLVKRIDKAATTESAESWEL, from the coding sequence ATGATCGCATTTTTATTTCCCGGACAAGGCAGCCAGAAAATCGGCATGGGCCGCGCGCTGCACGAGAATTCCGACCACGCGCGTGCGCTTTTCCAAACCGCCAACGAAATTCTCGGCTACGATCTCGCGGCGATTTGCTTCGATGGGCCGGAAGAAAAGCTCACCAACACGCTTTATGCACAGCCCGCGCTGCTGACGGTTGGCGTTGCTTACGACGCAGCCGCGCGCGCTCGTGGTTTAGAACCGGCGATGGCTGCCGGTCATTCGCTTGGTGAATATGCGGCTTTGGTTTCGGCTGGCGCGCTCGATTTCGCCGATGCGCTGCGTCTGGTGAAGCGCCGCGCCGAACTGATGGCTGATGCGCCCGCCGGAACGATGGCTGCGCTGATCGGCCTTGCCGATGATGCGCTTGACGGCGTGTTGCAGAAAGCAGGTGCAGAGGGGCAGGTTGTTGCGGCCAACTTTAATTCGCCCGGTCAGGTTGTTGTTTCGGGCGAAGCCGCAGGCGTTGAAGCGGCGATGCGCGAAGCCAAAGCCGCCGGTGCGAAAATGGCGGTCGCGCTGCCGGTTTCGGGCGCGTTTCATTCGCCGCTTATGCGCGAAGCAGGTGCTGAAATGGCGGAGCTCATCGAAGCGGCTTCGTGGAACGATGCGCGTATTCCCGTTTTTCAGAACACGACATCATTAGGCACAACTTCAGCCGACGATTTAAAAGCTGCGCTCAAAACACAAATGACGGGCGCTGTGCGTTGGACTGAGACTATCCAAAATATGCGCGCTGCAGGTGCGGAGAATTTCTACGAACTGGGGCCGGGCAAAGTGCTCGCTGGCTTGGTAAAACGCATCGACAAAGCCGCAACGACTGAAAGTGCGGAAAGCTGGGAATTGTAA
- the fabG gene encoding 3-oxoacyl-[acyl-carrier-protein] reductase, protein MNLENKVALITGARRGIGRAIALEFARNGADCILWARTAPDDLADEIRALGRKAVAAAVDVSEADAVDAGVKSAVAEFGRIDILVNNAGITDDGLLLRMKLEQWQRVIDVNLTGAFHCTKAVARPMLKSGGGRIINISSVIGQMGNAGQANYAASKAGLIGFTKSIAKELGSRGVTVNAIAPGFVETDMTAELNEAAREELLKSIPLGTLGASEDIAHAALYLASDAARYVTGQVLNVDGGLVM, encoded by the coding sequence ATGAATCTCGAAAACAAAGTGGCGTTGATAACGGGCGCGCGGCGCGGTATCGGGCGCGCTATTGCGCTTGAATTCGCGCGTAACGGCGCCGATTGCATTTTGTGGGCGCGTACCGCTCCCGACGACCTTGCCGACGAAATTCGCGCTTTAGGGCGCAAAGCTGTCGCTGCTGCGGTTGATGTCTCGGAAGCGGACGCTGTTGATGCGGGCGTTAAAAGCGCGGTTGCCGAATTCGGGCGCATTGATATTCTGGTGAACAACGCCGGGATCACCGACGACGGCTTGCTACTTCGCATGAAGTTGGAGCAGTGGCAGCGGGTGATTGATGTGAACCTTACTGGTGCGTTTCATTGCACTAAAGCCGTCGCGCGTCCGATGCTGAAAAGTGGCGGCGGGCGCATCATCAACATTTCGAGCGTTATCGGACAAATGGGCAACGCAGGACAGGCTAACTACGCCGCCAGCAAAGCGGGGCTCATTGGTTTCACCAAGAGCATCGCGAAAGAATTGGGCAGTCGGGGCGTGACGGTTAACGCCATTGCGCCTGGTTTCGTCGAAACCGATATGACGGCGGAATTAAACGAAGCGGCGCGCGAAGAATTGCTGAAAAGCATTCCGCTCGGCACGCTGGGCGCTAGTGAAGACATCGCACACGCCGCGCTTTACCTCGCGAGCGACGCGGCGCGTTACGTGACCGGACAAGTGCTCAATGTCGATGGCGGACTTGTGATGTAG
- the acpP gene encoding acyl carrier protein has translation MAVADKVKEIVAEELSVDAGVVTPQARFVEDLGADSLDVVELVMRFEEEFEIEIPDEDAEKITTVGDAVDYIEKKAEA, from the coding sequence ATGGCAGTTGCAGATAAAGTCAAAGAAATCGTAGCCGAAGAATTGAGCGTTGATGCCGGAGTCGTTACACCGCAGGCACGCTTTGTTGAAGATTTGGGCGCCGACTCGCTCGACGTGGTCGAATTAGTCATGCGTTTTGAGGAAGAATTCGAAATCGAGATTCCCGACGAAGACGCCGAGAAAATCACCACAGTCGGCGACGCCGTCGATTACATCGAAAAGAAAGCCGAAGCTTAA
- the fabF gene encoding beta-ketoacyl-ACP synthase II, translating into MERVVITGMGAVTPLGTGVAKFWDGVKNARNGIKLITRVDTTRHIVKFAGEVDDFKVEEFVDKKEAKRMDRFVQLSMGASLEAMQDSGYKVDDSNAQRVGVIIGCGVGGLETWEKEYAKFMEFGPDRVSPFLIPMMITNMASGHVSIHTGARGPNTTLVSACSSSAHSIGAAFDIIRRGEADVMIAGGTEAPISNSGLAGFGNMRALSRNNEDYLHASRPFDLNRDGFVMGEGAGTIILESLTSAQARGAKIYGEMLSHGMNGDSYHMTNMPEDGRGIGGSMKLALDNAGLTLEDVGYVNAHGTSTPTNDKVETTAMKVVFGDRAPNVPISSTKSQIGHLLGGGSAVEFIATVLALKEQILPPTINYQTPDPECDLDYVPNAARPASFDVALCNSSGFGGHNATLVARRWTE; encoded by the coding sequence ATGGAACGTGTTGTTATCACCGGAATGGGAGCTGTTACGCCGCTTGGAACGGGCGTCGCAAAGTTTTGGGACGGCGTGAAGAACGCGCGCAACGGCATCAAGCTGATTACGCGCGTGGACACGACGCGCCACATCGTCAAATTCGCGGGCGAAGTCGATGACTTCAAAGTTGAAGAGTTTGTCGATAAAAAAGAAGCCAAGCGCATGGATCGCTTTGTTCAGCTTTCGATGGGCGCGTCGCTTGAAGCGATGCAGGATTCGGGCTACAAAGTCGATGACAGCAACGCGCAGCGCGTCGGCGTTATTATCGGTTGCGGCGTTGGCGGCCTGGAAACGTGGGAAAAGGAATACGCCAAGTTCATGGAATTCGGCCCCGACCGCGTTTCGCCCTTTCTCATCCCTATGATGATTACCAACATGGCTTCCGGCCATGTTTCGATTCACACCGGCGCGCGCGGCCCTAATACAACGCTTGTTTCCGCGTGTTCGTCGTCGGCACACAGCATTGGCGCGGCGTTCGACATTATTCGTCGTGGCGAAGCTGACGTGATGATCGCAGGCGGAACCGAAGCGCCGATTTCCAATTCCGGTCTGGCCGGTTTCGGCAACATGCGCGCTCTTTCGCGCAACAACGAAGATTACCTTCACGCCTCGCGTCCGTTCGATCTCAACCGCGATGGTTTCGTGATGGGCGAAGGCGCAGGAACTATCATTCTCGAATCGCTTACGTCAGCGCAAGCGCGCGGCGCAAAGATTTACGGCGAAATGCTTTCGCATGGCATGAACGGCGATTCGTACCACATGACGAATATGCCCGAAGACGGACGCGGCATCGGCGGCTCGATGAAGCTTGCGCTTGATAACGCCGGACTCACGCTGGAAGATGTTGGCTACGTCAACGCGCATGGCACTTCGACGCCGACCAACGACAAAGTTGAAACGACGGCGATGAAAGTTGTCTTTGGCGACCGCGCGCCGAATGTTCCGATTAGCTCGACAAAATCGCAAATCGGACATTTGCTCGGCGGCGGTTCGGCTGTCGAATTTATTGCAACTGTGCTGGCGTTGAAAGAACAGATTCTGCCGCCAACCATCAATTACCAGACGCCTGACCCCGAATGCGATCTGGATTATGTGCCCAATGCTGCGCGCCCCGCCAGCTTTGATGTAGCGCTATGCAACTCGTCGGGCTTTGGCGGACACAACGCCACGCTCGTGGCGCGCCGCTGGACGGAATAG
- the rnc gene encoding ribonuclease III, translated as MAKRKTSTVDIDRTFSLPQLCEKLGVQVPDDLLILALTHPSALNAKAERTAKSNQRLEFLGDTVVALVVAEHLYRSDPNLPEGVLTQRKAAAVRGSSLAQAAKRLDLGAHLNLGTGEIAAGGRDRETILADAFEAVLGAIFLHAGFEAARDFVLRVLAPEIESVAARAANAKNSLQEHTQSIGLGTPSYETVQSGRDANGAPLFVARVVLSDGVYERGEGLSKQAAEQAAAAATLHALLA; from the coding sequence ATGGCGAAACGGAAAACGAGTACGGTCGATATCGACCGTACTTTTTCTTTGCCCCAATTGTGCGAAAAACTCGGCGTCCAAGTGCCCGACGATTTGTTGATACTGGCACTTACGCATCCTTCGGCACTCAACGCTAAAGCCGAACGCACCGCCAAATCAAATCAGCGGCTGGAATTCTTGGGCGATACGGTTGTGGCTCTGGTCGTAGCGGAGCATTTGTATCGCAGCGACCCAAACCTGCCCGAAGGCGTTTTAACGCAGCGCAAAGCGGCAGCGGTGCGTGGCAGCAGCCTCGCGCAAGCGGCCAAGCGTTTGGATTTAGGCGCGCATCTCAACTTAGGCACGGGCGAAATCGCCGCTGGCGGGCGCGATAGAGAAACGATTCTCGCCGATGCGTTTGAAGCTGTCTTAGGTGCGATTTTTTTGCACGCCGGTTTCGAAGCTGCGCGTGATTTCGTCTTGCGTGTGCTGGCACCAGAAATCGAAAGCGTCGCAGCGCGTGCTGCCAACGCCAAAAACAGCCTGCAGGAACACACGCAATCGATTGGGCTCGGAACGCCGAGTTACGAAACGGTGCAGTCGGGCCGCGATGCGAACGGCGCACCGCTGTTTGTTGCGCGCGTAGTATTGAGCGACGGCGTTTATGAGCGGGGAGAAGGACTTTCTAAACAAGCGGCAGAACAAGCGGCTGCGGCGGCGACACTGCACGCATTGCTCGCGTAA